The genome window CAGTGCAAGATCCAGCCATGTGTGCACATTCAGCTCAACTGTAATCCATCAGCCACTACAGCTCAGCAAATGCTGTTTATTTGAATGGGGCATGTATGGAATTCCTGTGTAAGTTCCTCAGAAATTAGTCACACCGACTTAGGTGCACGCTTGCAGACATGAATTAAAACAGTAGTTACCCCCAAtaccaaaaagggaaaaaaagtcaaGAAGGAAAAAAGCAAACTGTTGCAAAGTGAAGTATGCCCAACTCTggtaaaagaaatgtttttaaatagttcaatatattataaaaattaaaaaagaatcacTGTAAAAAAAGTGGCAAAAAGCAAGAATTGGGAAGATCTGCCTATGCTTACTTCCAAATCCCTGAAGCTgtgactcaaaaaaaaaaaaggaatgtcaAGTatggctgttgtgcgttttctggactgcgtggccatggtcgggtagtttttgctcctaatgtttctggctgttgattccagccattgattctggtcatgaaagccttcaacaataccatgTCAAATATATTACTGTACAATAAGTTGAATATTGGCATAAATCAACCATACATTTACACCCTTGCCTGGTGAACAGCAGTAATGGTCTCAAGTATATAAAATCTAGCAAGAGTCTCTAGAGGAAAACAGAACTATTTATCATGCATTAAATCTGCAGTACAGCCATTGTTGGCTATCGGCAATGTGCGGATAGATCTACCATAACCCGTCAATCGATGAAGACATCCTAACACAAACATGACCCAAACATAATCCTCAGTTGCATTCCAAGCATTCTTTTTGATCCATAGATGTAACTTCCATCCATGAAGCTTTTGGGGGTCCTGAACGTCCTTGCTTCTTGGACAGCTATGCAAATCTTCAGCGGAAAAACAGCATTCCCCAATCAGCTGTAATGAGCAATCAGTCGAAAACTAAACTGAAAGAATTGAGGAAATGTTTCTGCATGCAACATTAAACGACTTAACTTATAAATTTGAGAAAGAAACCGTACAAACGCTAATTCAGATATCACAAACAAACCACAGCGTCATttcctccctctgcccctgctGTGCCACAGTGAAGCTGAAGATTAGTTTTGGACAATTTGTTGTGAACTCCAGATAGGAAACTTGAACAAGGAGTGGTTTGCCTCTTCTCTACAAAACAGGATTAAACCACAATTTGGAGTCCTGTCTTACAGTTAAGAAATAAACTGCAGTTTGTTATAGCGTCTGATTTGGACCTCAGGGTTTGTCAAACAAATGGAGTGGGAGAGAAAGCAGAGGACCTTGAGGTCTTCTGCATCATTTTCATTTtgaacaaaccatggtttgtttgtGATGGCTGAAAGCAGACTCTGTCATTTATAGTTGCTGTATTCATGTCCAAAAGATGCATGCTCCATGAAACTCAGTGAGGTTACTTACTTGAATTTGTATTTGAGTGTATTTTATGCAAGGGTGAAAGGGATAAACTGTGTTGCCAACTTTGTCTCTGATAGAGGCTCCGAGTCTGGGGGctgaaaagtgagatataagtAAAAGTAgtaagaaataaataagaaatgctttatgcctaataaaagttttggattggattggagtaAGAAATGAAGGACAGACAGAAACCCAACAAAGCCTTTTCTTATCCATCGCCGCATAATGTTGCTCAGGAATACAGCATCTGTTTAATTCCTTTCTGTCCTACcactttttaaaacacagaacCTTTGCCAGGCAAACAGTTGGCAACACGAGAGACAGAGAAGTACAGTCTGAATATTAGATCTATTCCAGATTTCACAATGCATCTCTGAAAGCCAAGACAGTTTGTAGGTGCATTAATGTCAGTTGCATCTTTATCTCGTTGACTATATTTCTTCTAGATGTCACAGAaacacaaggagaaaaaaattggAGGTGAATCCTTCTCCATTGTCCTTTTCCCCCAGAAGTTTCCTGCACACCCTGAAAATACTCTGCCAGGAGTCAGATAAGCTTGGGAAATAAAATGCAACACAGCTAAAGGAGCTGAAATAAAGAGAGGGAATTAGGCCAAATTGTTCCAGCATCTCTCTTGTGCAAATGGGAAAGCTTTCTTTCCAGTGCTCTCTCTgccaggaggagaaagaggaggagaaccaGGCAGTTTTGCACGCTTACTTTTCCTCACTGTAGCCCACTATACATTTTGTTTGTGAGGGACCCTCATTCCTCAACAGTGGCTTTTCATGGAAGGCAGTGAGCAGAAGGTGCAAGGGAAAGGTGAGAAAGTTTTGCTCCTGTGAGCTGTATGCTTGTGCTTCCATCCAGCTCACTATATGAGCACTGTTCTTTACAGCATGAACCCACAGGAAGAAGGAGAGTGACTTCTACTGGATCACTTACTATGTGGTTCTTAAAGACAATGCAGGAAAGGTAATCCAGTCTGTGTAATCTAGTATGCAAGTCCATTCCAAGCTTGGGAAGCAATTACAaagtattgtcggaggctttcacggctggaatcactggggtgttgtgtggtttccgggttgtatggccgtgctctagtagcattgtagcaggagaaaatgctactagaacatggccatacagcccggaaaccacacaacaccccaattacaCAGTGTTGGGTGATAGGGATGTTTGAACaacctggtgtgaaaaaaatatAGTTGATGATGCACTTTGAGAACAGGGAAGGATGCCTACAAAATTCATCACTGTCAAATTTTGCTCACAATGCCTGATCCAATTTGGAGGCCAGAACAGTAGTGGTAAAGATTTATCATTCTTCTGTTTTGGTTGCCTGGACTTTGTTTACTTCCTTGCATACATTGAGCTTGGCACAATTTTCATCTGGAGTTTTGAGAGAGCATTGCAAAAAGACATCTTAGTGCCATTGTACGAACTGATTAAGATTTGTGCTTGTGTGTGCTGGGATTTAGTCAATGCGCACATAGGAGCACATACTGTGTCTCTCCTTCCCAGAGATATGCATAGGTGCTCATACTCAACATTATGCATTGGGGCGGGGAGTGTTAACTGTAAACTGCAGTTCAAATCAATGTGGCCACTCAGCGatttattttagaaattctccAAGTTAAACCAGAAAGCAAGTGGAGAGGAATAGGATGAGCAGTCAGTTCACGAAATGACAGTGGAGTGGAACAGGGGACATCCAGCCATCCTTTTCGAGACTAGCACTTTGATTCAAGGGGAGGGATTGGGAACATCAGCCAATTGTCAGGCCTTGTAGTTCTGCACTCACTCTTTCTTACAGGTAAATCTTTAAAGTCACCGCTGGCCCAAAATTGGAACCTGAAGAGTgagccaaagggctctgagcTCAAACAGCTTGGACAATGGGAAGAAGATCTGCTAAGCAAGTGAGACAATGAGCAACCTGCCTGGCTCTCAAGACCTTTCCTGTTTGCTTCCATTGCACTTTGGTAAATTTAAGCCGCTTGGTAATTTTAGCCACTTTGTGTGCCCACTGGGCTGATAAGTGGCATACATGTacttaaataaatatgtttatgtcAACAAAAGTTGGATCTCGTTTCCACACCCTCATTCCCCATCTACAGTTCATACCAGTGTTTATGGTAAGAATCTAAAGACTGAATTAATTACACAGTCAGGGGACTCCTCAGGCCACAAATGAAGCACAAATTCTAGGTGATGATTTAAAATGCATGGCTACATAGTGCAATAACAATGGGGATATGTACAACTCCTAAAATATATCTTACCTCCTACTGGTCAAAGCATTCTGTGTGTTCCCAGTCTTCtaatcttaaaggggaaaacaTTTACAAAAGAATTAATATGACATATGTTTACATGAACATATCAATTCCCTGCCCTTTTGTTCTTCAAGGGTGTGAGTGCAGGATACCCCATCCATTTTTCCAAGGGCGCAACCCCGGCCCCTTCCGCAagtacagaataatgcattttcaattcactttcaatccaagAAAAGGTACTTGGGACTGTATATAGAGCTAAATTTGCTTATACATTGCATTTGATATGTCTTATCCGCATTTTGAGGTAAAGCATATTATTACAATAATGCTGTCCTGAAAAAAAGTTATAACAACATAACTTGAGGAAGTCTTTGAAGATCTGGCAAGAATAGACCAAGATCAAGAATCAAGAATGTACTGCCTCAGGACTACTAGAATTATGAACAGTGTTTAGGAACCAAAATTGCAGGAACATAAATAATTCTACAACAGCCTGCCTATATTATTTAATGTTGAATGATTTCATACAGGAAATGAAAGCACTGAGAAATTATGCTGAACTTGTCCGTTAAAATAaagttttgcataatttttatagcatACTGCCATTAAAATGCATTGGATCCACAATACACAGTTTCTAAAAGTACCTTTAGGTGCAGACTTAGTTTTACTGGAAGCCTTGATAGCAGCCTCAGCGGGTAGACCAACATATACACCCCCATAATTCCTTAAGGAAAATCATAAACATGAAACGTGGAGTAAGGGCTTGCCTCCTGATGATCAGTCAGTCAGattacatat of Sphaerodactylus townsendi isolate TG3544 linkage group LG06, MPM_Stown_v2.3, whole genome shotgun sequence contains these proteins:
- the LG06H12orf75 gene encoding overexpressed in colon carcinoma 1 protein isoform X2, which translates into the protein MGCGNSTASNGGSRGPAGTAKDGNYGGVYVGLPAEAAIKASSKTKSAPKGTFRNCVLWIQCILMAVCYKNYAKLYFNGQVQHNFSVLSFPV
- the LG06H12orf75 gene encoding overexpressed in colon carcinoma 1 protein isoform X1; translation: MGCGNSTASNGGSRGPAGTAKDGAEESVSEDDKRRNYGGVYVGLPAEAAIKASSKTKSAPKGTFRNCVLWIQCILMAVCYKNYAKLYFNGQVQHNFSVLSFPV